One Pempheris klunzingeri isolate RE-2024b chromosome 22, fPemKlu1.hap1, whole genome shotgun sequence DNA segment encodes these proteins:
- the LOC139222085 gene encoding G-protein coupled receptor 22-like: protein MHTSPVLISAANMINMTVLDMADPYDLDMTSSEAIYPISFQVSLTGFLLLEIVLGLSSNLTVLVLYCMKQNLISSVSNIITMNLHVVDVLVCVCCIPLTAVVVLLPLEAETAMICCFHEACVSFASVATAANVLAITVDRYDISVRPANRVLTMGRAVALLGSIWALSFFSFMVPFMEVGFFINSGFDLVNQTAVVTVAHTNEYYTELGLYYHLLAQIPIFFFTAVVMLVTYYKILQALNIRIGTRFQHNLPKKKQKSKNTISLSTATQAESTDASQSSTGVRGGGNAPLGMRASVSVIIALRRAVKRHRERRERQKRVFRMSLLIISTFLLCWTPITVLNTIILSTGPSDLTVRLRLGFLVMAYGTTIFHPLLYAFTRQKFQKVLKSKMKKRVVSVVEADPTPNNVVIHNSWIDPRRNKKVTFEDTEARQKCLCSQDAE, encoded by the exons GTTTCTCTGACAGGCTTTCTGCTTTTGGAGATAGTTTTGGGCTTGAGCTCCAACCTCACCGTGCTGGTCCTCTACTGTATGAAACAGAACCTCATCAGCTCCGTCTCCAACATCATCACCATGAACTTGCATGTGGTGGATGTGTTG gtgtgtgtttgctgcatccCATTGACAGCCGTGGTGGTGTTACTTCCTTTGGAGGCGGAAACCGCCATGATCTGCTGTTTCCATGAGGCCTGCGTCTCCTTTGCAAGTGTAGCTACTGCTGCAAATGTCCTGGCCATCACTGTGGACCGCTATGACATCTCAGTGCGACCAGCGAACCGCGTGCTTACGATGGGCCGAGCTGTAGCCTTGCTGGGATCCATCTGGGCTCTATCCTTTTTCAGTTTCATGGTTCCCTTCATGGAGGTAGGCTTCTTCATCAACTCTGGCTTCGACCTTGTGAACCAGACTGCAGTGGTCACAGTGGCTCATACAAATGAGTACTATACAGAGCTGGGTTTGTACTATCACCTGCTAGCACAGATCCCCATCTTCTTTTTTACAGCTGTGGTAATGCTAGTGACTTACTACAAGATCCTTCAGGCACTTAACATTCGCATTGGAACACGCTTCCAGCACAACCTACCTAAAAAGaagcaaaagagcaaaaacaccaTCTCTTTGAGCACTGCAACACAAGCAGAATCAACTGACGcttcacagagcagcacaggagTTAGGGGAGGTGGGAATGCACCTCTGGGCATGCGAGCATCAGTGTCAGTCATTATTGCGCTAAGACGAGCAGTAAAGCGCCATCGGGAGAGACGGGAGAGGCAGAAACGAGTCTTCAGGATGTCTCTTCTCATCATCTCTACATTCCTTCTTTGCTGGACTCCAATAACTGTGCTCAACACCATCATCCTGAGCACTGGGCCCAGTGATTTAACTGTTCGACTCCGCTTGGGCTTCTTAGTGATGGCCTATGGAACCACCATCTTTCACCCACTTCTCTACGCTTTCACTCGGCAGAAGTTCCAAAAGGTTTTGAAAAGCAAGATGAAGAAGAGAGTGGTGTCTGTAGTAGAAGCTGACCCTACGCCAAACAATGTGGTCATCCATAACTCATGGATTGACCCCAGGAGAAACAAGAAGGTCACCTTCGAAGACACCGAAGCCAGGCAAAAATGTCTATGCTCGCAGGATGCAGAGTAA